The following coding sequences lie in one Candidatus Kinetoplastibacterium sorsogonicusi genomic window:
- the hisC gene encoding histidinol-phosphate transaminase, translated as MNNYWSAIVNNLDPYVPGEQTKLSNVIKLNTNENPYGPSYKVLDAIKNSCNNQLRLYPDPESISLRDQIASLYNLNIDNIFVGNGSDEVLAQSFLAFFQKEKPIIFPDITYSFYKTYCQLFNIAYKTIPLDEYFNIKISDYLPKIHKNYIGGIIFPNPNAPTGINLELTDVEKIISSNKNIVVVIDEAYVDFGSTSAVSLINKYDNLLIVQTFSKSRSLAGLRIGFAIGNKNLINGLIRVKNSFNSYPVDKLASIGAIAAFQDIDYFNFTCNSIIKLRNNLINDMINLGFEVLPSKANFIFAKHNKYDAKIIYEKLKDNNILVRHFNKDRINQYLRISIGIEEHLSQLIYILNKIVNN; from the coding sequence ATGAATAATTATTGGAGTGCAATTGTCAATAACTTAGATCCTTATGTGCCTGGAGAACAAACTAAACTATCTAATGTAATAAAACTTAATACAAATGAAAATCCTTATGGACCATCCTACAAAGTTTTAGATGCAATTAAAAATTCTTGTAATAATCAATTAAGGTTATATCCTGACCCTGAATCAATAAGTCTTAGAGATCAAATAGCTTCTTTATATAATTTAAATATAGATAATATTTTTGTAGGTAATGGATCGGATGAAGTATTAGCTCAATCATTTTTAGCTTTCTTTCAAAAAGAAAAACCTATCATATTTCCTGATATTACTTATAGTTTTTATAAGACATACTGCCAATTATTTAATATTGCATATAAAACAATTCCATTAGACGAATATTTTAATATTAAAATATCGGATTATTTACCTAAAATACATAAAAATTATATTGGTGGGATAATTTTTCCTAACCCTAATGCTCCTACAGGAATTAATTTAGAATTAACAGATGTAGAAAAAATTATTTCTAGTAATAAAAATATTGTAGTAGTAATAGATGAAGCTTATGTAGATTTTGGATCTACATCAGCAGTTAGCTTAATTAATAAATATGATAATTTATTAATTGTTCAAACATTTTCTAAATCTAGGTCTCTAGCTGGCTTAAGAATAGGTTTTGCTATTGGTAATAAAAATTTAATTAATGGTTTAATTAGAGTAAAAAATAGTTTTAATTCATATCCAGTTGATAAATTAGCATCTATTGGTGCTATAGCTGCATTTCAAGATATTGATTATTTTAATTTTACATGTAATTCAATAATAAAGTTAAGAAATAATTTGATTAATGATATGATTAACTTAGGTTTTGAAGTACTCCCATCTAAAGCAAATTTTATATTTGCAAAGCACAATAAATATGATGCAAAAATCATTTATGAAAAATTAAAAGATAATAATATCCTTGTTCGTCATTTTAATAAAGATAGAATTAATCAATATTTAAGAATAAGTATTGGTATAGAAGAACATTTATCTCAATTAATTTATATATTAAATAAAATAGTAAATAACTAG
- a CDS encoding YfgM family protein, with product MKIKNNYIKIMKNFLIKNLYKFLIVISLILLPILSYLLYIYIDNKSQYINPNKVLENIELASFDEKTSIEHITNLENILASNFNKNLCYPYGTFLATRFLSSQGHIQESIDMLNIYIQQSKNSILKNVALFRKSGLLLEQKKYEEAIFQLNNPNKYFENLFNDRKADILICQGKIKEGLFLLNKILEKLDKNDPLIKIISLKIDALKSL from the coding sequence ATGAAAATCAAAAATAACTATATCAAAATAATGAAAAATTTTTTAATTAAAAATTTATATAAATTTTTAATAGTTATTTCTTTAATATTACTTCCTATATTATCATATTTATTATATATTTATATTGATAATAAATCACAATATATTAATCCTAACAAAGTATTAGAAAATATAGAATTAGCTAGTTTTGATGAAAAAACATCAATAGAACATATTACAAATTTAGAAAATATATTAGCTAGCAATTTTAATAAAAACCTATGTTATCCATATGGAACTTTCTTAGCAACTAGATTTTTATCGTCTCAAGGCCATATTCAAGAATCAATTGATATGTTGAATATTTATATTCAACAATCTAAAAATAGTATATTAAAAAATGTAGCATTGTTTCGAAAATCTGGCTTACTACTAGAACAAAAAAAATATGAAGAAGCTATTTTTCAATTAAATAATCCTAATAAATATTTTGAAAATTTATTTAATGATAGAAAAGCAGATATTTTAATCTGTCAAGGTAAAATAAAGGAAGGTTTATTTTTATTAAATAAAATTTTAGAAAAATTAGATAAAAATGATCCATTAATAAAAATAATATCTTTGAAAATTGATGCACTAAAATCTTTATGA
- a CDS encoding PQQ-binding-like beta-propeller repeat protein → MKYIYILLISCCLMSCSLHNKIYHINDKEFFIKKTIINNHFFNKISSSIISIIIQKDYLYYAYNNGQISKLNIKLGKICWTNNINHQLISGICVKDNYIATITKDGYLFILDINGKIIWKKNINSSSNYIPIIHNDLVIIRTDNNKLKAFSIINKKLIWNIYSPLFDFNIKEETYFCCHNDLLIASIPDKKIIIIDLKHGNTIWDYSVPVKEGYDDIERINNVYSFHVINNILYIVSYNGDLLAIDLINQFKKIWHNSLNLTIKHLLVENKNLYITDQNNIIRCFNSNNCELLWKYENFCNKNINKPICIKNYLLVSDNKGYIYLLNKYSGTMYGNIKLNHYNNSFTLINDNSFIINSNNRKLSLVEIKNFL, encoded by the coding sequence ATGAAATATATTTATATCTTATTAATTTCATGCTGTTTGATGTCATGTTCTTTACATAATAAGATCTATCATATAAATGATAAAGAATTTTTTATTAAAAAAACTATTATAAACAATCATTTTTTTAATAAAATAAGTAGCTCAATTATATCTATAATTATTCAAAAAGATTATTTGTATTATGCTTATAACAATGGACAAATATCTAAATTAAATATAAAACTTGGAAAAATATGTTGGACTAACAATATAAACCACCAATTAATATCTGGTATATGTGTAAAAGATAATTATATAGCTACTATTACAAAGGATGGATATTTATTTATTTTAGATATAAATGGAAAAATTATTTGGAAAAAAAATATTAACAGTTCAAGCAACTATATACCAATAATTCATAATGATTTAGTAATTATTAGAACAGATAATAATAAATTAAAAGCATTTTCTATAATTAATAAAAAATTAATATGGAATATATATTCTCCACTATTTGATTTTAATATAAAAGAAGAAACATATTTTTGTTGTCATAATGATTTACTTATTGCATCAATACCTGATAAAAAAATAATAATTATTGATTTAAAACATGGTAATACTATATGGGATTATAGTGTACCTGTTAAAGAAGGATATGATGATATAGAAAGAATAAATAATGTTTATTCTTTTCATGTTATTAATAATATTTTATACATTGTATCTTACAATGGTGATTTATTAGCTATTGATTTAATAAATCAATTTAAAAAAATATGGCATAATTCTTTAAATTTAACTATAAAACATTTATTAGTAGAAAATAAGAATTTATATATTACTGATCAAAATAATATCATTAGATGTTTTAACTCTAATAATTGTGAATTATTATGGAAATATGAGAATTTTTGTAATAAAAATATTAATAAACCTATTTGTATTAAAAATTATTTACTTGTATCAGATAATAAAGGCTATATTTATTTATTAAATAAATATTCTGGCACAATGTATGGTAATATTAAATTAAATCATTACAATAATTCATTTACACTAATCAATGATAATAGCTTCATTATTAATTCTAATAATAGAAAATTATCTTTGGTGGAAATTAAAAATTTTTTATAA
- the hfq gene encoding RNA chaperone Hfq, translating to MFNNNQILQDQFLNKLKQDKIPVSIYLVNGIKLQGQIESFDQYIILLKNTVTQMIYKHAISTIVPTKNIIFT from the coding sequence ATGTTTAATAATAATCAAATATTACAAGACCAATTTTTAAATAAATTAAAACAGGATAAAATACCAGTTTCAATTTATTTAGTTAATGGTATTAAACTGCAAGGTCAAATAGAATCTTTTGATCAATATATTATTTTATTAAAAAATACAGTTACACAAATGATATATAAGCATGCAATATCAACTATTGTACCAACAAAAAATATTATTTTTACATAG
- the hflK gene encoding FtsH protease activity modulator HflK: MINQYKKFKNIAIDFYHRQEPPDLEEIWMNFNKKIRSIFHINTNFSENHNKSYFIFIFLIILILWLISGFFIVQEGKVAVLTRFGKYIKTVQSGIHWKFPSPIDSYEIVNISRLRTLEIGYRGNSANKILPESLMLTNDENIVDMQFVVQYRLRNDGAPNYLFKISDPNNSVRQVAETAMREIVGKRNMDFVLYEGRTLVSLDVQNLMQHILDNYKTGIQIDTVAIQNVQPPEQVQAAFDDAVKAGQDRERKINEGYAYANHIIPLASGQASRLLEQAEGYKTKIIEEAKGNVSRFDSILKEYEKNPDITSSRIYLEGMEEIFSQNDKIIINSDNSTILIPNERINKKALNKYIQDKDDNKNLPKDNVAEDINSNYQNIVRNEQILSRNR, from the coding sequence ATGATCAATCAATATAAAAAATTTAAAAATATAGCTATAGACTTTTATCATAGACAAGAACCACCAGATTTAGAAGAAATTTGGATGAATTTTAATAAAAAAATACGCTCTATATTTCATATTAATACAAATTTTTCAGAAAATCATAATAAATCATATTTTATTTTTATTTTTTTGATTATATTAATTCTATGGCTTATAAGTGGTTTTTTTATTGTACAAGAAGGTAAAGTAGCTGTTTTAACAAGATTTGGTAAATATATAAAAACTGTGCAATCTGGTATACATTGGAAATTTCCTTCTCCAATAGACAGTTATGAAATAGTTAATATATCAAGACTTAGAACATTAGAAATAGGTTATAGAGGTAATTCTGCTAATAAAATATTACCAGAATCGTTAATGCTCACTAATGATGAAAATATTGTAGATATGCAATTTGTCGTACAATATAGATTAAGAAATGATGGTGCTCCTAATTACTTATTTAAAATTAGTGATCCTAATAATTCAGTTAGACAGGTTGCTGAAACTGCTATGAGAGAAATAGTAGGTAAAAGGAATATGGATTTTGTTTTATATGAAGGTAGAACTTTAGTTTCTCTAGATGTTCAAAATCTTATGCAACATATTCTTGATAATTATAAAACAGGTATACAAATAGACACAGTTGCTATACAAAATGTACAACCTCCAGAGCAAGTACAAGCAGCTTTTGATGATGCAGTAAAAGCAGGTCAAGACAGAGAAAGAAAAATTAATGAAGGATATGCATATGCTAATCATATTATACCATTAGCTAGTGGTCAGGCTTCAAGATTATTAGAACAAGCAGAAGGTTATAAAACTAAGATTATTGAGGAAGCTAAAGGTAATGTATCTAGATTTGATAGTATCTTAAAAGAATATGAAAAAAATCCAGATATCACCAGTTCACGTATATATTTAGAAGGTATGGAAGAAATTTTTTCTCAAAATGATAAAATCATAATTAATAGCGATAATAGTACTATTCTTATACCAAATGAAAGAATTAATAAAAAAGCATTAAATAAATATATTCAAGACAAAGATGATAATAAAAATTTACCCAAAGATAATGTTGCAGAAGATATTAATTCTAATTATCAAAATATAGTTCGCAATGAACAAATTTTATCTAGAAATCGTTAA
- the der gene encoding ribosome biogenesis GTPase Der, protein MYFKPIITLVGRPNVGKSTLFNRLTKSRNALVADFPGLTRDRNYGECKISTKPFIVVDTGGFEPVIKNGIESEMSKQTKEAILESDIILFLVDVRSGLNNTDYDIAKLLRLSSKKHIIVVINKSEGLETWQSNNNFYELGFEKYFSISSAHGHGIDKMINYICSIIPDYQSNNNVSNNINYNKIKLAIVGRPNVGKSTFINTIIGENRVVVFDMPGTTRDIVKIDFCKNKQEYIVIDTAGLRKKGKVFHTIEKFSIVKTLQAIEDSNVVLLIVDHQIQEQDLHIIRFIIESGKSIVIAINKCENLKMHEMQELILNCRREIHFLNFAKVHCISALTGKGINNIFHSIENAYASAFKKLSTPLLTRTLQSAVLHQQPPKKTNFRPKLKYAHQGGHNPPVIIIHGTSLYSISNDYRRFLEKYFREKFHLEGTPLRIEFKSSKNPYFNREKNE, encoded by the coding sequence GTGTATTTTAAACCAATTATAACTTTAGTAGGTCGTCCAAATGTAGGTAAATCTACATTATTTAACCGCCTAACAAAATCTAGAAATGCTTTAGTAGCTGATTTTCCAGGTCTTACAAGAGATCGAAATTATGGAGAATGTAAAATATCTACCAAACCTTTTATTGTGGTAGATACTGGTGGATTTGAGCCAGTTATCAAAAATGGTATTGAAAGTGAAATGTCTAAGCAAACAAAGGAAGCTATTTTAGAATCTGATATAATTTTATTTTTAGTAGATGTACGTTCTGGTCTTAATAATACTGATTATGATATTGCAAAATTACTGAGATTATCAAGCAAAAAGCATATTATAGTTGTTATAAATAAATCTGAAGGTTTAGAAACGTGGCAATCTAATAATAATTTTTATGAGCTAGGTTTTGAAAAATATTTTTCCATATCTTCTGCTCATGGCCATGGCATAGATAAAATGATAAATTATATTTGTAGCATAATTCCAGATTATCAAAGTAATAACAATGTATCAAATAATATAAATTACAATAAAATAAAATTAGCAATCGTAGGTCGTCCAAATGTAGGTAAATCTACTTTTATAAATACTATAATAGGTGAAAATCGAGTTGTAGTATTTGATATGCCTGGTACTACTAGAGATATAGTTAAAATAGACTTTTGTAAAAATAAACAAGAATATATAGTAATTGATACAGCTGGTTTGAGAAAAAAAGGTAAAGTATTTCATACTATAGAAAAATTTTCTATAGTAAAAACATTACAAGCTATAGAAGATAGTAATGTAGTTTTATTAATTGTTGATCATCAAATTCAAGAACAAGATTTACACATAATTAGATTTATAATAGAATCAGGAAAATCTATAGTAATAGCTATTAATAAATGTGAAAATTTAAAAATGCATGAAATGCAAGAATTAATACTTAATTGCAGAAGAGAAATACATTTTTTAAATTTTGCAAAAGTACATTGTATTTCTGCTTTAACTGGTAAAGGTATAAATAATATTTTTCATTCAATAGAAAATGCATATGCTTCAGCTTTTAAAAAATTATCTACTCCATTATTAACTAGAACTTTACAATCAGCAGTTTTACATCAACAACCACCCAAAAAAACAAATTTTCGTCCTAAATTGAAATATGCTCACCAAGGGGGTCATAATCCACCTGTAATTATTATTCATGGTACATCTTTATATTCAATTTCTAATGATTACCGTCGCTTTTTAGAAAAATACTTTCGTGAAAAATTTCATTTAGAGGGAACGCCTTTAAGAATAGAATTTAAATCTTCAAAAAATCCTTATTTTAATAGAGAGAAAAATGAATAA
- the hflC gene encoding protease modulator HflC, whose product MSILLFTILPLSIFVVHERSCAIVFTLGEISREIHEPGFYFKLPLPFQNVIKLDKRILTIESKNAERIQTSEKKNLLIDSFVKWKIVNPRLFYITFGGSEKSAHERLQAQIRDALNASVNVRTVKDVLSLERGKIMSEILTNVAKRAEPFGVEIVDVKLRRIEFAPEISQSVYKRMEAERTKVANELRSIGAAESEKIRAEADRKMEEIIAKANSKSKIIMGNADAIASAIYAESYKKNPDFYKFYRSLEAYKKSFNSNNDLFVINPKSEFFKYINKSKSN is encoded by the coding sequence ATGTCTATATTACTATTTACTATTTTACCGTTATCAATATTTGTTGTACATGAAAGATCATGTGCTATTGTTTTTACGCTTGGAGAAATAAGTCGAGAAATACATGAGCCGGGTTTTTATTTTAAATTACCTTTACCATTTCAAAATGTTATTAAATTAGATAAAAGAATTTTAACTATTGAATCTAAAAATGCAGAAAGAATACAAACATCTGAAAAGAAAAATTTATTAATAGATTCATTTGTAAAATGGAAAATAGTCAACCCTCGTTTATTTTACATAACATTTGGAGGAAGTGAAAAATCAGCTCATGAGCGTTTACAAGCACAAATTAGAGATGCTTTGAATGCATCTGTAAACGTTAGAACTGTAAAAGATGTATTATCTCTAGAGCGTGGAAAAATCATGTCAGAAATTTTGACTAATGTTGCAAAAAGAGCTGAACCTTTTGGTGTAGAAATAGTAGACGTGAAGTTAAGACGTATAGAATTTGCTCCAGAAATATCTCAATCAGTATATAAAAGAATGGAAGCTGAAAGAACAAAAGTAGCAAATGAATTAAGATCTATTGGTGCAGCAGAAAGTGAAAAAATTAGAGCAGAAGCTGATAGAAAAATGGAAGAAATTATTGCTAAAGCAAATTCAAAATCTAAAATTATTATGGGTAATGCTGATGCTATTGCTAGTGCTATATATGCAGAATCTTATAAAAAAAATCCTGATTTTTATAAATTTTATAGAAGTTTAGAGGCTTACAAAAAATCTTTTAATTCTAATAATGATTTATTTGTTATAAATCCTAAATCAGAATTTTTTAAATATATTAATAAATCTAAATCTAATTAA
- the hisS gene encoding histidine--tRNA ligase translates to MTKDNKIFAVRGMNDVIPKDSFNWNKLETLIQEWLSNYGYLNIKIPILEYTDLFVRGIGEITDIVEKEMYSFNDGINGPSLTMRPEITAGIVRSVIENNLLYDGPKRLYSLGPVFRHERPQSGRYRQFHQIDVEAFGFAGPDIDFEIISMLSHFWQKLEILEYVQLEINSLGDIQERKLHKDALISYFRKYLEYLDQDSKRRLELNPLRILDSKNNNMQEIINNAPKLIDFLGYESKKHFDLLCNFLEKTKVKYLVNHRLVRGLDYYNNTVFEWISDDLGAKSTFCGGGRYDKLIENLGGKSTPAIGFAIGFERLLYIYNKLHKSNINKHELKQCDIYIVYSSTEAYIYGYNIANKLRQLGKSVILHAGNNNFKQQFKKADLSGAIWALIIGEQELLEKTISIKCLRAEHKTNKLEQIKISYEEIINFFTYNQNI, encoded by the coding sequence ATGACCAAAGATAATAAAATTTTTGCAGTAAGAGGTATGAATGATGTTATACCAAAAGATAGCTTTAATTGGAATAAATTAGAAACATTAATTCAAGAATGGTTATCTAATTATGGATATTTAAATATTAAAATACCAATTCTTGAATATACTGATTTATTTGTTAGAGGTATAGGTGAAATTACAGACATAGTAGAGAAAGAAATGTATTCTTTTAATGATGGTATTAATGGACCTTCATTAACTATGCGTCCTGAGATAACAGCAGGCATAGTTCGTTCTGTAATAGAAAATAATTTATTATATGATGGTCCTAAAAGATTATATTCTTTGGGGCCAGTATTTCGTCATGAAAGACCACAAAGTGGTAGATATCGTCAATTTCATCAAATAGATGTAGAAGCATTTGGATTTGCAGGACCAGATATAGATTTTGAAATTATTTCTATGTTATCTCATTTTTGGCAAAAGCTTGAAATCCTTGAGTATGTACAACTGGAGATTAATTCATTAGGTGATATTCAAGAACGCAAATTACATAAAGATGCTCTTATCAGTTATTTTCGTAAATATTTAGAATATTTAGATCAAGATAGTAAAAGAAGATTAGAATTAAATCCTTTAAGAATATTAGACTCTAAAAATAATAATATGCAAGAGATTATTAATAATGCTCCAAAATTAATTGATTTTTTAGGATATGAATCTAAAAAACATTTTGATTTATTATGTAATTTTTTAGAAAAAACTAAAGTTAAATATTTAGTTAATCATAGATTAGTCAGAGGATTAGATTATTATAATAATACTGTTTTTGAATGGATATCTGATGATTTAGGTGCAAAAAGTACTTTTTGTGGTGGTGGCAGATATGATAAATTGATAGAAAATTTAGGTGGAAAATCTACACCAGCAATAGGTTTTGCAATAGGTTTTGAGCGTTTATTATACATATACAATAAATTACATAAAAGTAATATAAATAAACATGAGTTAAAACAGTGTGATATATATATAGTATATAGTAGTACAGAAGCATATATATATGGATATAATATTGCAAATAAATTAAGACAATTAGGTAAATCTGTAATTTTACATGCAGGTAATAATAATTTTAAGCAACAATTTAAAAAAGCTGATTTAAGTGGTGCTATTTGGGCATTAATAATAGGCGAGCAAGAATTATTAGAGAAAACAATTAGTATTAAATGCCTCAGAGCTGAACATAAAACAAATAAATTAGAGCAAATAAAAATATCTTATGAAGAAATTATTAACTTTTTTACATATAATCAAAATATATGA
- the ispG gene encoding flavodoxin-dependent (E)-4-hydroxy-3-methylbut-2-enyl-diphosphate synthase, giving the protein MKNNSLLIKDSILNKNHKSYYVNICWKNNYVKIGKGYPIIIQSMTNTDTADIESTVNQIKDLVDAGSELVRITVNNDKAAKAVHKIRNLLDNNGIFVPLIGDFHFNGHKLLNENPNCAKSLSKYRINPGNVGRYKTKDNNFAQMIKIANLYNKPIRIGVNWGSLDQDILSSIMNENNKLANPLDSTQIMKEAMISSAINSALYAEKLGMKANNIILSCKVSHVNDLISIYQELSKRCNYALHLGLTEAGIGISGIIASTSALSILLNQGIGNTIRVSVTNQPKEKRSLEVLIAKNILQVLNLRYFSPKLISCPGCGRTNGLFFQKLVSDIQLYLEQNSSIWMKKYIGVENMTVAVMGCVVNGPGESKHANIGISLPGNGEFPVAPVYINGIHHTTIKGNDIYHQFINILNQYINKTYKIKM; this is encoded by the coding sequence ATGAAAAATAATTCACTTCTAATAAAAGACTCAATCTTAAACAAAAACCATAAATCATATTATGTAAATATTTGCTGGAAAAATAACTATGTAAAAATAGGAAAAGGTTATCCTATTATTATACAGTCTATGACAAATACTGATACCGCTGATATTGAATCAACTGTAAATCAAATAAAAGATTTAGTAGATGCTGGTTCAGAACTAGTAAGAATAACAGTAAATAATGATAAAGCTGCTAAAGCAGTGCATAAGATTAGAAATTTATTAGATAATAATGGTATATTTGTACCTTTAATAGGAGATTTTCATTTCAATGGACATAAATTATTGAATGAAAATCCAAATTGTGCAAAATCTTTATCTAAATATAGAATTAATCCAGGCAATGTAGGACGTTATAAGACCAAAGATAATAATTTTGCTCAAATGATAAAAATAGCTAATTTATATAATAAACCAATAAGGATTGGTGTCAATTGGGGCTCATTAGATCAAGATATTTTATCATCTATAATGAATGAAAATAATAAATTAGCTAATCCTTTAGACTCTACACAAATTATGAAAGAAGCTATGATTTCTTCTGCAATAAATAGTGCATTATACGCAGAAAAATTAGGTATGAAAGCTAACAATATTATACTTTCTTGTAAAGTTAGTCATGTTAATGATCTAATTTCTATATACCAAGAACTTTCTAAACGCTGCAACTATGCACTACATTTAGGATTGACAGAAGCTGGTATTGGCATTTCTGGTATAATAGCTTCTACATCAGCATTGTCAATTTTGCTTAATCAAGGTATAGGTAATACTATTAGGGTATCTGTTACTAATCAACCAAAAGAAAAGCGCTCTTTAGAAGTTTTGATAGCAAAAAACATTTTACAAGTACTTAATTTAAGATATTTTTCTCCAAAATTAATTTCATGTCCAGGATGTGGTCGTACTAACGGATTATTTTTTCAAAAACTTGTTAGTGATATACAATTATATTTAGAACAAAATAGTTCTATATGGATGAAAAAATATATTGGTGTTGAAAATATGACTGTTGCAGTTATGGGATGTGTAGTCAATGGACCAGGAGAAAGCAAACATGCTAATATTGGTATTAGTTTACCTGGTAATGGAGAATTCCCAGTTGCTCCTGTTTATATAAATGGTATTCACCATACTACTATTAAAGGAAATGATATATATCATCAATTTATTAATATATTAAATCAATATATTAATAAAACTTATAAAATAAAGATGTAA
- the hflX gene encoding GTPase HflX, whose protein sequence is MKSIIVNVNFMNEVISKSQIDEFFMLSNTYGCQVINTFNIKRKEPDIKYFIGIGKMKEIYNFIIEYSIDIILFNCELSASQQRNIEDYLKIKVIDRVYLILEIFAMRAKSYEGKLQIELARLTYLSSRLKNMWTHLERQKGGIGVRGGPGESQIELDRRMINNKIKSLKINLSHLEKQRHIQRENRKKSRAFSISLVGYTNAGKSTLFNSLTKKNTYVADKLFATLDTLSRKMWIDKYNIIISDTVGFIRNLPHNLIEAFKSTLEEVTYADLLLHVIDASSENYMEEIIAVNNVLKEIGAINIPTLMIYNKIDLSHIESRIEFDNNNSVKNIYISALNNNGLDKIKDAILKLVSIKLKNIN, encoded by the coding sequence ATGAAATCCATTATAGTTAATGTCAATTTTATGAATGAGGTAATATCAAAATCTCAAATAGATGAATTTTTCATGTTATCTAATACTTATGGCTGTCAAGTGATTAATACATTTAATATTAAAAGAAAAGAACCTGATATTAAGTATTTTATTGGCATTGGAAAAATGAAAGAGATTTATAATTTTATTATTGAATATTCTATTGATATTATATTATTTAACTGTGAATTATCAGCTTCGCAGCAAAGAAATATTGAAGATTATTTAAAAATTAAAGTAATTGATAGAGTATATTTAATATTAGAAATTTTTGCTATGAGAGCAAAAAGTTATGAAGGAAAATTGCAGATAGAATTAGCTCGCTTAACTTATTTGTCTTCTAGATTGAAGAATATGTGGACACATTTAGAACGACAAAAAGGTGGTATAGGTGTTCGTGGTGGACCTGGAGAATCTCAAATTGAATTAGATCGTAGGATGATTAATAATAAAATTAAATCTTTAAAAATTAATTTATCTCATCTAGAAAAACAAAGACATATTCAAAGAGAAAATCGTAAAAAAAGTAGAGCTTTTTCAATATCTTTAGTTGGATATACAAATGCAGGTAAATCTACATTGTTTAATTCTTTAACAAAAAAAAATACTTATGTAGCTGATAAATTGTTTGCTACATTAGATACTTTATCTAGAAAAATGTGGATAGATAAATATAATATTATTATATCTGATACAGTTGGATTTATCAGAAATCTTCCTCATAATTTAATTGAAGCATTTAAATCAACATTAGAAGAAGTAACTTATGCAGATCTACTTTTACATGTTATAGATGCTTCAAGTGAAAATTATATGGAAGAAATAATTGCTGTTAACAATGTACTGAAAGAAATAGGAGCAATCAATATACCAACTCTTATGATTTATAATAAGATAGATTTATCTCATATAGAATCTAGAATAGAATTTGATAATAATAATTCAGTTAAAAATATATATATCAGTGCTTTGAATAATAATGGATTAGATAAAATAAAGGATGCTATTTTAAAATTAGTATCTATAAAGTTGAAAAATATAAACTAA